In the genome of Paralichthys olivaceus isolate ysfri-2021 chromosome 10, ASM2471397v2, whole genome shotgun sequence, the window GAGGTGAGGGGCATTGTGGGGGTTGGTGTGAGACCTGTACTATGCGTTGCAATGAAGGGGGGAAACCTGCTCCTCTTTTATGAATGGTAGGCCCTGTACACAACACAGCAGACTGTATCCCCAAACATGCTCCACATTGGGCCGATACAGAGAGAGCAATGCAGTGGAGAGTGTGTTTTTaagggagggtgggggtgtgtgtCTAGGGTGGGGGGTGCATgccatgtgtttttcatttacgTGGAGCGTTTGAGTGTCTCCCAGAGAAGAGATTGGGGGTTGGAGAAGTGGAAGCAGCAAATCCAGACTTCCAGgtagtgagagaaagagggagggacagaaaaaaggagggagggagggagggagggcaagCAAGACGGCACAAGAGATGCAGTGTCTTCTCTGGAAAGAGGGCGAGGGATGTGGAGGTGGGCCgaagaggagggtgggggggggtcactgTTTGACTTGAGGAGTAAAGGTTTAATTTAGCTCCTGGTAagccaagagagagagagagggagagagagagagagagagagagggagaaggagagagggaggaaaaagttTGCTCTGAAGTCGTGAGtatcctctttgtttttttatttatctcgTCTCTTGCTTTCTCTCGTGTTCGTCTCATTCTTGCGGTCACCAAGCCAGTTGTTAAGCAAACATGAAATGAGTCATTTGACATAATTGAATGGGGGAGTGTTGAGCTACTGTAGAGACTGTCACACGATGAGGTTTTAATGTCAGTTCAACGTTTTCTTTTAGACCCGATACCAGTTTGTAACTTGGGGTACGGTTAGTTTTAATAGCAGCTGAGTCTGTGAGGTGCAGTAAAGTAAATGTGGTGCATTTTTGATTCATGGCTCTGTTGGAATGTGCAAACGTTGGAGTGTGTGCACACTTGTTTGAAATATGTGTCAGTCCTCATGTGGTTAAACACAACGCTATTCTCTGCTCGCACTTCATCTCTGCATTAGTGCACGAAAAGAGGTGTGCAGAGGTGAAATAACAAAGTGCATTTACTCCTATAGTTTTGTACTGAAGTGCAATTTTGagtatttttaatttctgccaGACAAACAAACCTCAATGCATATTTAAGTTAACGAGTTATCTTCACTGAGTCCTAACCACTTAGTTCCTGAAATCTAATGGTTTTCAGTTGAATAATTACATTACACTTTCATGCATTTAAGATGGAGTCAGATCCTTTGACAGTACAACAGAGTATTAGTGCCTGAGAGTTTGAGAAGAAAGTTGTACAATTAAGAGAAACAAGTCGTACATTTACAAGAAATACAATCATAATATTAAGTATAAGGACTAAACTGTTTCTATTATAAAGAAAGATTCACACATGCAGAGGAGCAAATATTAGTTAtctaatttaaaggttcagtgcatAGGAtttagaggtgaagttgcatgttgcagctgaatgcccctcacctcaccctccccttccaaacatgatggagaacctgtggtagcctttaaggtttagtttgtccagttcaGACGACGTAGAGTCTACCCTCtcctgatgttaatataaagtatttaaatataaaggacccattCTAGGGTCAAGAAAACAACTATTTGTATAAttatgatgaaacacactaataagaacatcaccaggattattttatatttaatttctgcaatagatccctttcacctaaatcctacacactgaacctttgaatcatttaaaacacatttaaattgactACATCCAGATTTtagtttggatctgcacaaaattaAACACACTAAACAATACCAGTctcctaaatatgccagattttttgcATCAAGATTCACAGACggttctctgagaaatctaagaaaatgttaaaaatgctcGACTGCACATTAAAGAAAGTAGGAAAAAGAATTCCTGGATAGTTCCCCTGATCCGGATCTATGCCATAAGCTTTAATAATAAAGTACTATAATAAGAAATAGAACATTTTAATGTGGGATTTATGTCTAcattgttttgtattattatagATTTGTCTAGTTcatgatttatatttttaatctttctttctttagaCTAATCACCCCGCTGCGGCGCAGTGGCAGTTGGACAAATGGCTGAAGAAGTCCCACAAAAAATCTGCCAGCAGTGAACAGGATCCATCTCAGAGCGCTGGGAGACGCTTGCCCTCTCTCCACACCCAGCGCGCCCCATCCCCAGCCAGGTCCTGGGATAGCAATCAGGAATACAGCCCCAGTCAAAGCCCTATTCCAAGCCCACAGTTCAATTACAGCCACAACAACACCCCTCTTCCCAGCCCTGGTTACAGCTACTGTCCGAGCCCCAGCCCCTTTACCAGCACctgccccagccccagcccaaGGCACATCTCCATCCCCAGTCCAGCTCTGAGTGTTTGCCTCAGTCCGTGTGGGAGCCCAAGGGGCAGCCGCAGCCCGAGCCCCCTTCCTACACATCCTCCAAGAAGCCCAAGTCCCAGCTTACCATCTCCTTCAAGGCTTCGTCACTACCCTgagattcaaacacaaactgtccaAACAACCAATCCCCACAGGACAAAAGTTAGGTCATGGATCCCCCCGTTGCCTAACACAGACACCAAGAACAAGCCCACGAATGGTTCTCACCCTCAGGCGACTCATCAGCACCAGCCCAGAGCTCGACCAACACAAGAGCAAAGCAAATCCAAGGcctctgcttctgttttaaACTCTGGCCTGAATCACAGCCAGAAATCTAGACCCAAGTCTAACTTTCATCCTAATTCTAAAGCGCTGTCAGAGGCTCCCAAAGCCAAACACAAATTGCATTTTGAACAAATCCAGGGCAGCAGGTCCAACCACAGCTCTGACAACAAGCCCAGGCCTCTGTTTCAACGCGGCTCACAACTTAACCCCACTAGAGCAAAGCACTTAGCTCCTGCTAGTCGTGAAACCAACGCTGGTCACGCTTCTCACTTGCAATCTACCTCTAAAGCTGCTGCTAATTCTGCCAGTGGGTCGAACTCGAGTGCTAGTTCGAGTCTTAAACCAAGGACCAAGCCGTCGGAGGCCTCAGTGCAGACTCCTGTGCATGTGAATCATACTAAAGCGTCACAGAAGAAACCCCAGACCAAAGAACAGGAGGTGGACCACAGACGAGATCATCCAACAGAGGGGAGAAAACACGAGAGGAAAGAGGACAGACATCGGGAAAAACAGAAAGgtaaagaggagaggaaggaagacagGAGGCTGGCGGAAGAGCAGCTGCTAAGACGTCCCTGGATCCAGAgttcagcagaagaagaagaggaggaagaggaggaaggagtgatagaaaggcagaggagaagagaggagacagcaAAAGGGGAAAACAGGAGGAAGGAGCAGCAACATCGACGTGATTGGCAAACCAGAACAAGACTGCCCACTGATGCCAAGCGACACCAACCTAAGGACGACTCATACCACCAGAGGGCAACgaaaaggggggggggagctgaggaggagagagagttaCAACTGGAActttcacctcctccatcacGTTGCCCGACACCTCATCGAccgtcctcctcatcctcttcctcgcATTCAGATTCAGAATCTGAACGTATTATCGCCAAGGTTCCAGCCGACTCCACCTCCCACAAGAGACTCACCAAGAGAGGGCAACAAGGCCCAGGCAGGCCTGAAGCCAACAGGCCCAAGGCAGCGCCCCCCAGAGGAGCAACTGCTCATCCAAGCGAGGGGCAGCAGGGTGAGAACAGGCAAAAACTCTACACCCTAGTCCCGTTTGGGCGAGGGGAACAGGCTGCAGCTTCTTCCCAGCGAGGGCTCAGAAACCTGGTGGTGCAGATCGACCTCTGTCTTCTCAAACGAGTCCCGGACAGCACGAGTGGTCCCGCTGTTAAAaaactctcttcctctccctcctcctcctcgtcaaCCAGGGACAAGCAAAGAGACAGCATGAAACACCTGTACACACCTGAGACTGTGACAAAAGATGGAAAAAGGAAACGCAAGGTAGACAATGTGTATTTTAACCTCCGCCAACCAGGAAATAATGTTTCCATCTGCGTTTCtctcattgtttgtttgtttgtcaggattacacaaaacctaATCAACATATTTCAATGAACTTTTGTGTTGAGGTGGGGCTTGACCCAAGAAAGAACTTGTGTAGTGCAGATcaagatcagggggcagatgcagatttttttttcctttaacacTGTGAGCATTTTTCAGCAATTTTGGTGATTTcgcagagaataattcatgcattGATGACAAAAGTCACACATTACACATATGTCGTTTCACAAGTGGACTCGGCCATTGGCCGAtgtatgtgctccactgagtgcatTCTTGTtacttatatatatttactttttatttttatgcacGAATGAGGCAGAAAGTGTTGATTATAGacatatttgtctttgtgtgcgtCCAGCTGGAGAACGGTGTGTCACAGAGAGAAAGCAAGAGGAGTCTTCCCCATGCAGGAGACGGCCTCTCGGATCGCACAGAGCCGTCAGCTCACACAGCTGGGCCTGACTTTGTGACAGAGACCACACACAACGGGTAAGagaacatcacacacacctttaaGTTTTATCAAGGGGGTGCACTGGCTCCAGTTGAAgagcccctgtcctgtcagcagTCTTTAAAAAACTAGTCCCTCCTCCTACAAATCACCTTCTGATTTTGtctcatatacagtatatgtctgCAGTCTCATTGTGTGcacaaatgtgtatttgtgtcaatgctaatatacgtgtgtgtgtgtgtactcgaAGGTTCTTGGAGGAGTACTTAGACAGCAAGAGGCCACTGTCTCCGCTGTCTCCACTGTCTCCACTGTCGCCACTGTCCAACAGCCCAAAGTCCACCAAACTTCCCAAAACCAAGACTTCAGAGCAGCATCACAGCCACAAGAACAGAGACAAGACCAAAGATTCCGCTGTGAAGGTAAAAACTAATCAACTACTTATTGAGATCGTCCCAGCTCTATTGCTTGCAATAACCTAATTAAATATTACTGATGATCGTTACTCAGCCCAAGATGGAGGTGGAATGTGTTAAAGTGTCCAGACAGACCCAGCCCCCGTCTGAGTGCTGGGGCCCTGCAGGACACCAGGGGACTGTGAATAAATATGAAACGTGAGCAATGACATGTACTCCACATAACTGCACAGCTCACTTTACTGATAGAATAAAACCCTGACTGTACTGCACTCTCTTGTTGTTCATCTTACTAGTCCACACCATGCAGAGTACTACTTACATGAAGCTAAAAGGATGAAGCATCGAGCCGACGCAATGGTGAGAACTTCACCTTGTAAAGTTTTgacaacaaagcaaaaacatattgtgaaatacaaatatttgctgAGATATGATTTGCTGGTCAgcgagaaagaaaaactgtattTGCACCTTTGTTTCCAGGAAAGATACAAATGCattatatgtacatatatattttacattgtgCTTTAGTCAACTTACCCTAAAACCAATTTACTCTTCTTTAATATATATCCATCTTTACTGGTGTTGGATTTTTGTTTCAGGTGGACAAGCTGGGGAAAGCTGTGAACTACGTGGATGCTGCTCTCTCCTTCATGGAGTGTGGGAAAGCCATGGAGGAAGGACCGCTGGAGGCTAAATCTCCGTATACCATGTACTCAGAGACAGTGGAGCTCATCAGGTGAATCACATGTTAATTCAccaagaaaaacagacacatccGTTTACATGACCTGCAGCTCCATTGCTAATgtccctgttgttttttttttctcaaagatatgCAATGAGGTTGAAGAGCCACTCTGGCCCTGGGGCGAGACAGGAAGACAAACAGCTGGCAGTTCTGTGGTGCGTGTGTCATCGTCTGTGTTGGTGCCACATCCATCATCACGCTGAAGAACCTGTGGTTTGcgtgtgatttgtttgtttgaccttcGCTTGTGTGTCCTCAGTTTCCGATGCCTTGCCCTACTTTACTGGCAGATGTTTCGGTTAAAGAAGGACCACGCTCTGAAATACTCCAAAGTACTGCTTGACTATTTTAAGGTAtattgggaaaaaaaatctgatttacgATTTTACATGGAGTGTAAACATCTGGATAACGTTTATGGTGCTGTTACAGGGTTCTCCCAAAGTCCCTTCTACACCACCCTGCTGGAATGAATCTGGGAAGTAGGTGGATAATACATTTGTATCACAGCCTCTCTCTTCAATCCATTTTCTGCCATTAAAAGCCACTGAAACCTTCATTGA includes:
- the aff3 gene encoding AF4/FMR2 family member 3 isoform X2, whose protein sequence is MTQSWPSQQALGGEQAQHILYNPKDVKQSTQQRQSRGDVQLRMTRNPRVAPHKSMLADDLKLSSDDDDTQRAPHESAPWDRHSLSAQRAHTHGRRVRHSSSDSSGSDSTVGSGSSSNRSRSPSPDVHPDPGSPANVQPLCNHKETNHPAAAQWQLDKWLKKSHKKSASSEQDPSQSAGRRLPSLHTQRAPSPARSWDSNQEYSPSQSPIPSPQFNYSHNNTPLPSPGYSYCPSPSPFTSTCPSPSPRHISIPSPALSVCLSPCGSPRGSRSPSPLPTHPPRSPSPSLPSPSRLRHYPEIQTQTVQTTNPHRTKVRSWIPPLPNTDTKNKPTNGSHPQATHQHQPRARPTQEQSKSKASASVLNSGLNHSQKSRPKSNFHPNSKALSEAPKAKHKLHFEQIQGSRSNHSSDNKPRPLFQRGSQLNPTRAKHLAPASRETNAGHASHLQSTSKAAANSASGSNSSASSSLKPRTKPSEASVQTPVHVNHTKASQKKPQTKEQEVDHRRDHPTEGRKHERKEDRHREKQKGKEERKEDRRLAEEQLLRRPWIQSSAEEEEEEEEEGVIERQRRREETAKGENRRKEQQHRRDWQTRTRLPTDAKRHQPKDDSYHQRATKRGGGAEEERELQLELSPPPSRCPTPHRPSSSSSSSHSDSESERIIAKVPADSTSHKRLTKRGQQGPGRPEANRPKAAPPRGATAHPSEGQQGENRQKLYTLVPFGRGEQAAASSQRGLRNLVVQIDLCLLKRVPDSTSGPAVKKLSSSPSSSSSTRDKQRDSMKHLYTPETVTKDGKRKRKLENGVSQRESKRSLPHAGDGLSDRTEPSAHTAGPDFVTETTHNGFLEEYLDSKRPLSPLSPLSPLSPLSNSPKSTKLPKTKTSEQHHSHKNRDKTKDSAVKPKMEVECVKVSRQTQPPSECWGPAGHQGTVNKYETPHHAEYYLHEAKRMKHRADAMVDKLGKAVNYVDAALSFMECGKAMEEGPLEAKSPYTMYSETVELIRYAMRLKSHSGPGARQEDKQLAVLCFRCLALLYWQMFRLKKDHALKYSKVLLDYFKGSPKVPSTPPCWNESGKDAGGALPSLSPNAKHPAGSSHGGSNSPSFISIPQRIHQMAANHLNITNSVLYSYEYWEVADNLAKENKEFFNYLNTLSGPLTLHSSIAHSVQYTRQALQWIRISAKLN
- the aff3 gene encoding AF4/FMR2 family member 3 isoform X1; this encodes MPTVLGGREKLSIVCFLLRCAYSQVTGSQRDSCAKDILEDMTQSWPSQQALGGEQAQHILYNPKDVKQSTQQRQSRGDVQLRMTRNPRVAPHKSMLADDLKLSSDDDDTQRAPHESAPWDRHSLSAQRAHTHGRRVRHSSSDSSGSDSTVGSGSSSNRSRSPSPDVHPDPGSPANVQPLCNHKETNHPAAAQWQLDKWLKKSHKKSASSEQDPSQSAGRRLPSLHTQRAPSPARSWDSNQEYSPSQSPIPSPQFNYSHNNTPLPSPGYSYCPSPSPFTSTCPSPSPRHISIPSPALSVCLSPCGSPRGSRSPSPLPTHPPRSPSPSLPSPSRLRHYPEIQTQTVQTTNPHRTKVRSWIPPLPNTDTKNKPTNGSHPQATHQHQPRARPTQEQSKSKASASVLNSGLNHSQKSRPKSNFHPNSKALSEAPKAKHKLHFEQIQGSRSNHSSDNKPRPLFQRGSQLNPTRAKHLAPASRETNAGHASHLQSTSKAAANSASGSNSSASSSLKPRTKPSEASVQTPVHVNHTKASQKKPQTKEQEVDHRRDHPTEGRKHERKEDRHREKQKGKEERKEDRRLAEEQLLRRPWIQSSAEEEEEEEEEGVIERQRRREETAKGENRRKEQQHRRDWQTRTRLPTDAKRHQPKDDSYHQRATKRGGGAEEERELQLELSPPPSRCPTPHRPSSSSSSSHSDSESERIIAKVPADSTSHKRLTKRGQQGPGRPEANRPKAAPPRGATAHPSEGQQGENRQKLYTLVPFGRGEQAAASSQRGLRNLVVQIDLCLLKRVPDSTSGPAVKKLSSSPSSSSSTRDKQRDSMKHLYTPETVTKDGKRKRKLENGVSQRESKRSLPHAGDGLSDRTEPSAHTAGPDFVTETTHNGFLEEYLDSKRPLSPLSPLSPLSPLSNSPKSTKLPKTKTSEQHHSHKNRDKTKDSAVKPKMEVECVKVSRQTQPPSECWGPAGHQGTVNKYETPHHAEYYLHEAKRMKHRADAMVDKLGKAVNYVDAALSFMECGKAMEEGPLEAKSPYTMYSETVELIRYAMRLKSHSGPGARQEDKQLAVLCFRCLALLYWQMFRLKKDHALKYSKVLLDYFKGSPKVPSTPPCWNESGKDAGGALPSLSPNAKHPAGSSHGGSNSPSFISIPQRIHQMAANHLNITNSVLYSYEYWEVADNLAKENKEFFNYLNTLSGPLTLHSSIAHSVQYTRQALQWIRISAKLN